In Asanoa sp. WMMD1127, one genomic interval encodes:
- the gntF gene encoding guanitoxin biosynthesis pre-guanitoxin forming N-methyltransferase GntF, producing the protein MSWIVTLVATAVSAYALDAVAAASGLVTAGVLGALSFESALVLLVASYGIWAVGLAANLRANGALLAATGTSTNVLSKAAYEATRRRGARTSRVAAAIAYAGTEVVKELPYYLAAFGAAASTDAVTSTDALVFLAGANLGAALYEYGLARLSRVIVRRRRRFASFDRDWVPGRYLADYYREVEPDEIATIAFLVTALRSAPRDEPVLFFGVGPTLHHVFAAAEVASEIHLADYLPSNLAEIQRWLDGSPDAHDWGPFVRHTLRCEGASEAGVADREELTRKKVTALLRADAREPRPLDRQYATVISAYCADSATDNLATWHDLMHNITGLVRPGGLFITAALHHCTSYTVGDHRFPSADVNADDLRAALSPDFDPLEIEIRPTGRTATHGYSSILLCWGRRSTHDFVSCRT; encoded by the coding sequence ATGTCCTGGATCGTCACCCTGGTCGCCACCGCCGTGTCGGCTTATGCGCTGGACGCGGTCGCCGCCGCGTCCGGTCTGGTCACGGCCGGCGTCCTCGGCGCGCTCTCGTTCGAATCGGCGCTGGTGCTCCTAGTGGCCAGCTACGGGATCTGGGCGGTCGGGCTGGCCGCGAACCTGCGGGCGAACGGCGCCTTGCTGGCCGCGACGGGCACGAGCACCAACGTGCTCTCGAAGGCGGCGTACGAGGCGACCCGGCGCCGCGGCGCCCGGACGTCACGTGTGGCCGCGGCGATTGCGTACGCCGGCACGGAGGTGGTGAAGGAGCTGCCCTACTACCTGGCGGCCTTCGGCGCCGCTGCGTCGACCGACGCCGTCACGTCGACGGACGCGCTGGTCTTCCTAGCGGGCGCGAACCTTGGGGCGGCCCTGTACGAGTACGGCCTGGCCCGCCTGAGCCGCGTCATCGTTCGCCGCCGCCGCCGTTTCGCGTCCTTCGACCGAGACTGGGTGCCGGGGCGATACCTGGCTGACTACTACCGCGAGGTGGAGCCCGACGAGATCGCGACCATTGCCTTCCTGGTCACCGCGCTGCGGTCGGCGCCTCGCGACGAACCGGTCCTCTTCTTCGGCGTAGGCCCGACGCTGCACCACGTCTTCGCGGCGGCGGAGGTGGCCTCCGAGATCCACCTGGCCGACTACCTGCCTTCAAACCTGGCTGAGATCCAGCGGTGGCTGGACGGGTCGCCCGACGCCCACGACTGGGGGCCGTTCGTCCGCCACACCCTCCGCTGCGAGGGCGCCTCCGAGGCGGGCGTGGCGGACCGCGAGGAGCTGACGAGGAAGAAGGTCACTGCCCTGTTGCGGGCCGATGCCCGCGAGCCGCGTCCCCTGGACCGCCAGTACGCGACGGTGATCAGCGCCTACTGCGCGGACTCAGCCACCGACAACCTGGCGACGTGGCACGACCTGATGCACAACATCACCGGCCTGGTCCGCCCAGGCGGCCTCTTCATCACGGCGGCCCTGCACCACTGCACGTCCTACACGGTCGGCGATCACCGCTTTCCCAGTGCCGACGTCAACGCGGACGACCTCCGCGCGGCCCTGTCGCCGGACTTCGACCCGCTGGAGATCGAAATCCGCCCGACGGGTCGGACCGCCACGCACGGCTACTCCTCGATCCTGCTGTGCTGGGGTCGAAGGTCCACGCATGATTTCGTATCGTGCCGGACGTAA
- a CDS encoding AAA family ATPase, which yields MGTSLGELLDTARRARFVGRRQEVASFDDALAGRTPRRVLFVHGQGGIGKTTLLAEFRARARKAGRRVVDVDGREVDPSPEGMTTAIHDNDDAAVLLIDGYEQLRPVDGWLRDEFLPRLSADSVVVLAGRDAPPAPWRADAGWRQLVAVHRLGHLDDVDSGQLLAQAGVDAGVRDHLVRLGQGHPLTLALLADLAAADQVPDALADAPDLISALLESFLHDVPGDAHLTGLATCAIAWLTTEDLLARMVGADAPRVWGWLAARPFVARGPRGLFVHDLARDVLDAEFERRMPERYHDHRRAIHAHTVTGLRATSGPDRQRHAQQLLFLQRNSPYAAAFSALRAVGSAAVVPARADDHDEVCRIVERFEGPDSADLTRAWLREQPDRLYVVRTPGGVAGFALHLFCPSGSPLEQQDPAVRAVLDHVARHGPTRPGELVNIIRVIAGAGEYQRDPYAVLAGPVSGVIEWLTRPLAWSFGITVDPEFWAPRFAHVAFAPLAEADVGGRRHVAFGIDWRRLPVDVWLDLTRERGHTGETGPPPAALLRPPPLGRDAFAAAVKAALPVLHRPDRLGASPLMGSALATTATGPTAARLRATIEAAVACLAGEAKGEQLRAVLDRTYLRPAPTQEAAAQVLDLPLSTYRRYLARALERLTDLLWSVEIGDTRLP from the coding sequence GTGGGCACGAGCCTCGGCGAGCTTCTCGACACCGCGCGGCGGGCGCGGTTCGTCGGGCGTCGGCAGGAGGTCGCCAGTTTCGACGACGCATTGGCCGGGCGTACGCCGCGGCGGGTGCTCTTCGTGCACGGTCAGGGCGGGATCGGCAAGACCACCTTGCTCGCCGAGTTCCGCGCGCGGGCCCGCAAGGCGGGGCGGCGGGTCGTCGACGTCGATGGCCGCGAGGTCGACCCCTCACCGGAGGGCATGACCACCGCGATTCACGACAACGACGACGCCGCGGTGCTGCTGATCGACGGCTATGAGCAACTGCGTCCGGTCGACGGCTGGCTCCGCGACGAGTTCCTGCCCCGGCTCAGCGCCGACAGCGTCGTCGTGCTGGCCGGGCGGGACGCGCCGCCGGCGCCGTGGCGGGCGGATGCCGGGTGGCGGCAGCTCGTGGCCGTGCACCGCCTCGGCCACCTCGACGACGTCGACAGTGGACAGTTGCTGGCGCAGGCCGGGGTCGACGCCGGCGTGCGCGACCATCTCGTGCGGCTCGGCCAGGGGCATCCGCTGACGCTCGCCCTGCTGGCCGATCTCGCCGCCGCCGACCAGGTGCCCGACGCCCTCGCCGACGCGCCGGACCTCATCTCCGCGCTGCTCGAGTCGTTCCTGCACGACGTGCCGGGCGACGCCCACCTGACCGGTCTCGCCACCTGCGCCATCGCCTGGCTGACGACGGAGGACCTGCTCGCCCGGATGGTCGGCGCCGACGCGCCGCGGGTGTGGGGGTGGCTGGCGGCGCGGCCGTTCGTCGCCCGCGGGCCGCGCGGGCTGTTCGTGCACGACCTGGCACGCGACGTGCTGGACGCCGAGTTCGAGCGTCGGATGCCCGAGCGCTACCACGACCACCGGCGGGCCATCCACGCCCACACGGTGACCGGCCTCCGCGCCACCAGCGGGCCGGACCGGCAGCGGCACGCCCAACAGCTCCTCTTCCTCCAGCGCAACAGCCCGTACGCCGCCGCCTTCTCGGCCTTGCGGGCGGTCGGCTCGGCCGCGGTGGTGCCCGCGCGCGCCGACGACCACGACGAGGTGTGCCGGATCGTCGAGCGGTTCGAGGGGCCCGACAGCGCCGACCTGACCCGGGCCTGGCTTCGCGAGCAACCGGACCGGCTCTACGTCGTGCGTACGCCCGGGGGTGTCGCCGGTTTCGCTCTGCATCTGTTCTGTCCCAGCGGTTCGCCATTGGAACAGCAGGATCCGGCGGTACGGGCGGTCCTCGACCACGTCGCGCGGCACGGTCCCACCCGGCCCGGCGAGCTGGTCAACATCATCCGGGTGATCGCCGGGGCGGGTGAGTACCAGCGGGACCCGTACGCCGTGCTGGCCGGACCTGTCTCAGGCGTGATCGAGTGGCTGACCCGGCCGCTGGCGTGGTCGTTCGGCATCACCGTCGACCCCGAGTTCTGGGCGCCGCGGTTCGCGCACGTGGCGTTCGCACCCTTGGCGGAGGCCGACGTCGGCGGGCGCCGGCACGTCGCGTTCGGCATCGACTGGCGTCGCCTCCCGGTCGACGTCTGGCTCGACCTCACCCGCGAGCGCGGGCACACCGGCGAGACCGGGCCACCGCCGGCCGCGCTGCTCCGCCCGCCGCCGCTGGGCAGGGACGCGTTCGCCGCCGCCGTCAAGGCCGCGCTGCCGGTGCTGCATCGCCCGGACCGCCTCGGCGCCAGCCCGTTGATGGGCTCCGCGCTGGCGACCACCGCGACCGGGCCGACGGCGGCGCGGTTGCGCGCCACCATCGAGGCCGCGGTCGCGTGCCTGGCCGGCGAGGCCAAGGGCGAGCAGCTGCGCGCCGTGCTGGACCGCACCTATCTGCGGCCCGCGCCGACCCAGGAGGCGGCGGCGCAGGTGCTCGACCTGCCGTTGAGCACCTACCGCCGCTATCTCGCCCGGGCCCTCGAACGCCTTACCGACCTGCTCTGGAGCGTCGAGATCGGCGACACGCGCCTACCGTGA